In Curtobacterium sp. L6-1, a genomic segment contains:
- a CDS encoding ABC1 kinase family protein: protein MPNPPRLSDFSTQQRPGPGGVRSRGRRFAEVLGIARRHGLLPFRRLDFSRDPATADLRHEQADHLRRALEEAGGGFVKMGQLLSTRDDLLPEEWTEELAHLQRNVRPAEPDEVAALLETELGAPVAEVFAAFDPVPVAAASIAQVHRARLRDGTAVAVKVQRPGIDAALRRDVDIALRLVRFLTRTSAQARQLGIVEVAEQYGADLVRQVNFTAELRNLESLRAAQARSARPDEVRFPDPYRDLSSRRVLVMEFLEGDTLSAIRAERADRDLDEPMRAILRSFLRQVVFDGVYHADLHPGNVLVLPDGRPALIDFGSVGRLDPGLRDTVQELLAAYLQDDTSRIADAVLRMAPVRDQEDEADFRRDMARFVAEELGPGARIGVETVDDAVEVFGRYRLRAPADFVAAARALAIFEGTLRTLTPSFDLLEESRGLAAEQIRDQLRPAAVRNVLVRELFGLVSSARRLPRRIDKITEAVEDGRLSVNIRLLSDRRDRQTVSGMIRRVLLVLLGAGAGLLAVVYLAAPVRPTAVISTLVAGALLGGTSVVLLVWAAVDAWLARRRH, encoded by the coding sequence GTGCCGAACCCGCCCCGTCTCAGCGACTTCTCCACCCAGCAGCGACCAGGACCCGGGGGCGTCCGCAGCCGGGGCCGACGGTTCGCCGAGGTCCTCGGCATCGCGCGTCGCCACGGACTCCTGCCGTTCCGTCGGCTCGACTTCTCCCGCGACCCGGCGACGGCGGACCTCCGGCACGAGCAGGCGGACCACCTCCGCCGCGCGCTCGAGGAGGCCGGCGGCGGCTTCGTGAAGATGGGCCAGCTGCTCTCGACGCGCGACGACCTGCTCCCCGAGGAGTGGACCGAGGAGCTCGCGCACCTGCAGCGGAACGTCCGACCGGCGGAGCCCGACGAGGTCGCGGCACTGCTCGAGACCGAACTCGGCGCCCCGGTGGCCGAGGTCTTCGCGGCCTTCGACCCGGTGCCGGTCGCGGCGGCGTCGATCGCACAGGTGCACCGTGCCCGCCTCCGGGACGGCACCGCGGTCGCCGTGAAGGTGCAGCGGCCCGGCATCGACGCGGCCCTGCGGCGGGACGTCGACATCGCGCTGCGGCTCGTGCGGTTCCTCACCCGGACCTCCGCCCAGGCCCGGCAGCTCGGCATCGTCGAGGTCGCCGAGCAGTACGGCGCCGACCTCGTCCGGCAGGTGAACTTCACCGCGGAACTCCGGAACCTCGAGTCCCTGCGCGCGGCACAGGCCCGGAGCGCCCGGCCCGACGAGGTCCGCTTCCCGGACCCGTACCGTGACCTGTCCTCCCGCCGGGTGCTCGTGATGGAGTTCCTGGAGGGCGACACGCTCAGCGCCATCCGCGCCGAGCGCGCGGACCGCGACCTCGACGAACCGATGCGCGCGATCCTCCGGTCGTTCCTCCGGCAGGTCGTGTTCGACGGCGTCTACCACGCCGACCTGCACCCGGGGAACGTCCTGGTGCTGCCCGACGGCCGTCCCGCGCTCATCGACTTCGGCTCGGTCGGGAGGCTCGACCCGGGTCTCCGGGACACGGTCCAGGAACTGCTCGCCGCCTACCTGCAGGACGACACCTCGCGCATCGCGGACGCGGTGCTGCGGATGGCGCCGGTGCGGGACCAGGAGGACGAGGCCGACTTCCGGCGCGACATGGCGCGGTTCGTGGCCGAGGAGCTCGGCCCCGGCGCCCGCATCGGCGTCGAGACGGTGGACGACGCCGTCGAGGTGTTCGGTCGGTACCGCCTGCGTGCGCCGGCGGACTTCGTGGCGGCGGCGCGGGCGCTGGCCATCTTCGAGGGGACCCTGCGCACACTGACCCCGTCCTTCGACCTGCTCGAGGAGTCCCGCGGACTCGCGGCCGAGCAGATCCGCGACCAGCTCCGTCCGGCGGCGGTGCGGAACGTGCTCGTCCGCGAGCTCTTCGGCCTGGTCTCCTCGGCGCGGCGTCTGCCGCGCCGGATCGACAAGATCACCGAGGCGGTCGAGGACGGCCGGCTCTCCGTGAACATCCGACTGCTCAGCGACCGACGCGACCGGCAGACCGTGTCGGGCATGATCCGTCGGGTGCTGCTGGTGCTCCTGGGAGCCGGGGCGGGCCTCCTGGCCGTCGTGTACCTGGCGGCACCGGTGCGGCCGACGGCGGTGATTAGCACGCTCGTCGCGGGGGCGCTGCTCGGCGGCACCAGCGTCGTCCTGCTCGTCTGGGCGGCGGTCGACGCCTGGCTGGCGCGACGGCGCCACTAG
- the efp gene encoding elongation factor P, with translation MASTTDIKNGAVLIIDGQLWSVVEFQHVKPGKGGAFVRTKLKNVVSGKVVDRTFNAGAKIETAVVDRRDYQYLYEDGDSYVFMDQDTYDQINVPASVVGDAKNFLLESAQVTIAMNEGNPLYVELPTSIVTTIETEPGLQGDRSSGGTKPATIVTGYQIQVPLFLETGTKVKVDTRDGNYLGRVND, from the coding sequence ATGGCGAGTACCACTGACATCAAGAACGGCGCCGTTCTCATCATCGACGGGCAGCTCTGGTCGGTCGTCGAGTTCCAGCACGTGAAGCCGGGCAAGGGCGGCGCGTTCGTGCGGACCAAGCTCAAGAACGTCGTCTCCGGCAAGGTCGTCGACCGCACGTTCAACGCGGGCGCGAAGATCGAGACCGCCGTGGTGGACCGCCGCGACTACCAGTACCTCTACGAGGACGGTGACTCGTACGTGTTCATGGACCAGGACACCTACGACCAGATCAACGTCCCGGCGTCCGTCGTCGGCGACGCGAAGAACTTCCTGCTCGAGTCGGCGCAGGTCACCATCGCGATGAACGAGGGCAACCCGCTCTACGTCGAGCTCCCGACCTCGATCGTCACCACGATCGAGACCGAGCCGGGCCTGCAGGGCGACCGCTCCTCCGGTGGCACCAAGCCGGCGACGATCGTCACGGGCTACCAGATCCAGGTCCCGCTGTTCCTCGAGACGGGCACCAAGGTCAAGGTCGACACGCGCGACGGCAACTACCTCGGCCGCGTCAACGACTAG
- the nusB gene encoding transcription antitermination factor NusB, translating to MSARSKARKRALDMLYVAEVRELPIADVLATETVRHLDQPERASSWDYARQIVTGVDEARYEIDHVITDHAQGWSIARMPVLDRCILRMGVWELRFNPEVPDAVAIAEAVELAQSLSTDDSAGFVNGVLGAVAGGRAPAGDDRAPSGRTVAEDRESR from the coding sequence ATGAGTGCTCGTTCGAAGGCCCGCAAGCGCGCCCTCGACATGCTGTACGTCGCCGAGGTGCGCGAGCTGCCGATCGCCGACGTCCTGGCGACCGAGACCGTGCGCCACCTGGACCAGCCGGAGCGCGCCTCCAGCTGGGACTACGCGCGGCAGATCGTCACCGGCGTCGACGAGGCCCGGTACGAGATCGACCACGTCATCACCGACCACGCGCAGGGGTGGTCGATCGCCCGCATGCCGGTCCTCGACCGCTGCATCCTGCGCATGGGCGTGTGGGAGCTCCGGTTCAACCCGGAGGTCCCGGACGCGGTCGCGATCGCCGAGGCGGTCGAGCTCGCGCAGTCGCTCTCGACGGACGACTCGGCCGGCTTCGTGAACGGCGTCCTCGGCGCCGTCGCGGGTGGCCGCGCGCCCGCCGGCGACGACCGTGCACCGTCCGGTCGGACGGTCGCAGAGGACCGGGAGTCCCGCTAG
- the pyrR gene encoding bifunctional pyr operon transcriptional regulator/uracil phosphoribosyltransferase PyrR: protein MGTRTVLQQPDITRALTRIAHEILEANHGGSDLVLLGIPTRGAVLAERLGRVLAGIEPGWESASGGIGTERVGALDVTMYRDDLRRGMGRAPHRTVIPAGGVDAKVVVLVDDVLYSGRTVRAALDALQGIGRPRAVRLAVLVDRGHRELPIRADHVGKNLPTAGDERVSLHLTETDGVDEVVIEQGGAA, encoded by the coding sequence GTGGGAACCAGAACGGTCCTGCAGCAACCCGACATCACGCGTGCCCTGACACGCATCGCGCACGAGATCCTCGAGGCCAACCACGGCGGCTCGGACCTCGTGCTGCTCGGCATCCCGACCCGCGGAGCCGTCCTCGCCGAACGACTCGGTCGTGTCCTGGCGGGCATCGAACCCGGGTGGGAGTCGGCGTCCGGCGGCATCGGCACCGAGCGCGTCGGCGCCCTCGACGTGACGATGTACCGCGACGACCTCCGCCGCGGGATGGGCCGTGCACCGCACCGCACGGTCATCCCCGCGGGCGGGGTCGACGCCAAGGTGGTCGTCCTCGTCGACGACGTGCTCTACTCCGGCCGGACCGTGCGCGCGGCGCTCGACGCCCTGCAGGGCATCGGCCGACCGCGCGCCGTCCGGTTGGCGGTGCTCGTCGACCGGGGCCACCGCGAACTGCCCATCCGCGCCGACCACGTGGGCAAGAACCTGCCGACCGCCGGCGACGAGCGGGTCTCACTGCACCTCACCGAGACCGACGGCGTCGACGAGGTCGTCATCGAGCAGGGCGGTGCGGCATGA
- a CDS encoding aspartate carbamoyltransferase catalytic subunit, with product MRHLLSTADLSREDAIGVLDVAEEMAEVNTREVRKLPALRGRTIVNLFFEDSTRTRISFEAAAKRLSADVINFAAKGSSVSKGESLKDTVQTLGAMGIDGIVIRHGASGAPRVLAEADWIDVPVVNAGDGTHEHPTQALLDAFTMRRRLHGAASRGQGLDGVRVLIVGDVLHSRVARSNAWLLRTLGAHVTFAAPPTLLPAVDRPFGAAVHHDLDAALAEDPDVVMTLRIQQERMNDAFFPNPREYTRHFGLTAARFARLPERTLVMHPGPMNRGLEIAGVAADDARSTVVEQVANGVSVRMAVLYLALTGDHQKETVA from the coding sequence ATGAGGCACCTGCTCTCCACCGCCGACCTCTCGCGCGAGGACGCGATCGGTGTCCTCGACGTCGCCGAGGAGATGGCCGAGGTCAACACGCGCGAGGTCCGCAAGCTCCCCGCACTCCGCGGCCGGACGATCGTGAACCTCTTCTTCGAGGACTCCACCCGCACGCGCATCTCGTTCGAGGCCGCCGCCAAGCGCCTGTCCGCGGACGTCATCAACTTCGCCGCGAAGGGCTCGAGCGTCTCGAAGGGGGAGTCGCTCAAGGACACCGTGCAGACCCTCGGCGCGATGGGCATCGACGGCATCGTGATCCGGCACGGCGCGTCCGGCGCCCCGCGGGTCCTGGCCGAGGCGGACTGGATCGACGTGCCGGTCGTGAACGCGGGCGACGGGACGCACGAACACCCGACGCAGGCGCTCCTCGACGCGTTCACGATGCGCCGTCGGCTGCACGGTGCCGCGAGCCGGGGACAGGGCCTCGACGGCGTGCGCGTGCTCATCGTCGGCGACGTGCTGCACAGCCGGGTCGCGCGCAGCAACGCTTGGCTGCTCCGGACCCTCGGCGCGCACGTCACCTTCGCCGCGCCGCCGACCCTGCTGCCGGCGGTCGACCGGCCGTTCGGCGCCGCGGTGCACCACGACCTCGACGCCGCCCTCGCCGAGGACCCGGACGTCGTGATGACGCTCCGGATCCAGCAGGAGCGGATGAACGACGCGTTCTTCCCGAACCCCCGTGAGTACACCCGGCACTTCGGGCTCACCGCCGCGCGCTTCGCCCGGCTGCCGGAGCGCACGCTCGTGATGCACCCCGGTCCGATGAACCGCGGCCTCGAGATCGCCGGCGTCGCCGCCGACGACGCCCGCTCCACCGTGGTGGAGCAGGTCGCGAACGGCGTCTCGGTCCGGATGGCCGTGCTGTACCTCGCCCTCACCGGCGACCACCAGAAGGAGACCGTCGCATGA
- a CDS encoding dihydroorotase encodes MTAHLIRGAQLVDGTRADIRLEGRVVTAVGSGLDAAGATVVDAEGLLALPGLVDLHTHLREPGHEESETVLSGSRAAAAGGFTAVNAMANSSPVADTAGVVEQVQALGDAAGYVTVRPIGAVSQGLQGTHLSEIGAMATSRAAVRVFSDDGSCVADPLLMRRALEYIKGFGGVLAQHAQEPRLTIDAQMNEGRLSSELGLAGWPAVAEESIIARDVLLADHVGARLHVCHVSTAGSVEVIRWAKSRGIAVTAEVTPHHLVLTEDLIAGHEGAPGYDARYKVNPPLRSREDVDALRAALADGTIDIVATDHAPHPAEAKHCEWPAAANGMVGLESALSVVHAAVVADGRLDWTDVARVLSSAPARIGQVAGHGHAIAEGAPAELTLYDPAAGREFSTADLHGQSQNSPYLGMRLPGRIVATFHAGMPTVLDGRLVDAATVAARAAHERTATA; translated from the coding sequence ATGACCGCCCACCTCATCCGCGGCGCCCAGCTGGTCGACGGCACCCGCGCCGACATCCGCCTGGAGGGCCGGGTCGTCACCGCGGTCGGATCCGGTCTCGACGCGGCCGGCGCGACGGTGGTCGACGCCGAGGGCCTGCTCGCGCTGCCCGGCCTGGTCGACCTGCACACCCACCTGCGCGAGCCGGGCCACGAGGAGTCCGAGACCGTCCTGTCCGGCTCCCGCGCCGCCGCGGCCGGCGGCTTCACCGCGGTGAACGCGATGGCGAACTCCTCGCCGGTCGCCGACACCGCCGGGGTCGTCGAGCAGGTCCAGGCGCTCGGGGACGCGGCCGGGTACGTCACGGTCCGCCCGATCGGCGCGGTGTCGCAGGGGCTGCAGGGCACCCACCTGTCCGAGATCGGCGCGATGGCGACGTCGCGCGCCGCCGTCCGGGTGTTCTCCGACGACGGCTCGTGCGTCGCCGACCCGCTCCTCATGCGCCGGGCGCTCGAGTACATCAAGGGCTTCGGCGGGGTGCTCGCGCAGCACGCCCAGGAACCCCGCCTGACCATCGACGCGCAGATGAACGAGGGCCGGCTGTCCTCCGAGCTCGGACTGGCCGGGTGGCCGGCGGTGGCCGAGGAGTCGATCATCGCCCGCGACGTGCTGCTCGCCGACCACGTCGGAGCCCGGCTGCACGTCTGCCACGTCTCGACCGCCGGCAGCGTCGAGGTGATCCGCTGGGCCAAGTCCCGCGGCATCGCCGTCACGGCCGAGGTCACCCCGCACCACCTCGTGCTCACGGAGGACCTCATCGCCGGGCACGAGGGCGCGCCCGGCTACGACGCCCGGTACAAGGTGAACCCGCCGCTCCGCAGCCGCGAGGACGTCGACGCGCTCCGGGCCGCGTTGGCCGACGGGACGATCGACATCGTCGCCACCGACCACGCCCCGCACCCGGCCGAGGCGAAGCACTGCGAGTGGCCCGCGGCGGCGAACGGCATGGTCGGGCTCGAGTCCGCGCTGAGCGTCGTGCACGCGGCCGTGGTCGCGGACGGTCGGCTCGACTGGACGGACGTCGCCCGTGTGCTCTCGAGCGCACCGGCCCGCATCGGGCAGGTCGCGGGACACGGGCACGCGATCGCCGAGGGCGCCCCGGCCGAGCTCACCCTGTACGACCCCGCCGCCGGTCGGGAGTTCTCGACGGCCGACCTGCACGGCCAGTCGCAGAACTCGCCGTACCTCGGCATGCGCCTTCCCGGCCGTATCGTCGCGACCTTCCACGCCGGCATGCCGACCGTCCTCGACGGCCGGCTCGTCGACGCCGCGACGGTCGCTGCGCGCGCCGCACACGAGCGGACGGCCACCGCATGA
- a CDS encoding PH-like domain-containing protein, with protein MSGDTGRWLLGGLILLAVAALFVAMARTWRTRSRRQAEAVPPVPVPADVGPAVGSWDGFTVATTRADEPLERITAGGLGFRGRGGVTVHRTGVVLHHAGADDRWIAWSAVRGADRATWAIDRVVEPGGLVRLRWTATGAAAATDLDTYFRFPQGDADALRALQGPPTTNDSPQTAGEGTNS; from the coding sequence ATGAGCGGTGACACCGGACGGTGGCTGTTGGGCGGGCTCATCCTGCTCGCCGTCGCCGCGCTGTTCGTCGCGATGGCGCGGACCTGGCGGACGCGCAGCCGACGACAGGCGGAGGCCGTGCCTCCGGTCCCGGTGCCGGCCGACGTCGGACCGGCGGTCGGGTCGTGGGACGGGTTCACCGTCGCGACGACCCGCGCCGACGAGCCGCTCGAACGGATCACCGCTGGCGGCCTCGGGTTCCGCGGTCGCGGCGGCGTGACGGTCCACCGGACCGGCGTCGTCCTGCACCACGCCGGCGCCGACGACCGGTGGATCGCCTGGAGCGCCGTCCGCGGCGCCGACCGTGCCACCTGGGCGATCGACCGCGTGGTCGAGCCCGGGGGACTGGTCCGCCTGCGATGGACGGCGACCGGCGCCGCAGCAGCGACGGACCTCGACACCTACTTCCGGTTCCCGCAGGGCGACGCGGACGCACTCCGCGCCCTGCAGGGACCGCCGACGACGAACGACTCCCCGCAGACCGCGGGCGAAGGGACGAACTCATGA
- the carA gene encoding glutamine-hydrolyzing carbamoyl-phosphate synthase small subunit, translating to MTRERAVLVLEDGTRYDGWAYGARGRTLGEVVFATGMTGYQETLTDPSYAGQIVVQTAPHIGNTGVNDEDPESRRIWVAGYVVRDPSRVVSNHRANASLDEHLERDGIVGISGIDTRSLTRRIRDAGAMKGGVFSGADAALGADEQLRVVTEQAGMAGKNLSAEVSTAEEYVVAPVGEQIGTLAVLDLGVKASTTRYLSERGFEVHVLPQDVTVERLRELDPDALFYSNGPGDPSASDAQVSLLQESLRDGRPFFGICFGNQLLGRALGFGTYKLPFGHRGINQPVLDTSTGKVEITSQNHGFAVDAPVGEVLESPIGFGRVEVSHYSLNDNVVEGLRALDIPAFSVQYHPEAAAGPHDSMYLFDRFRDMVVARRRGEPLDAATADATTPAADVTATDSSKEGN from the coding sequence ATGACACGCGAACGGGCCGTACTGGTCCTCGAAGACGGCACCCGGTACGACGGCTGGGCCTACGGCGCCCGTGGGCGCACGCTCGGTGAGGTGGTCTTCGCGACCGGCATGACCGGCTACCAGGAGACGCTCACCGACCCGTCCTACGCGGGACAGATCGTGGTGCAGACGGCGCCGCACATCGGCAACACCGGGGTGAACGACGAGGACCCCGAGTCCCGTCGCATCTGGGTGGCCGGCTACGTCGTGCGCGACCCCAGCCGCGTCGTCTCGAACCACCGGGCGAACGCCTCGCTCGACGAGCACCTCGAGCGTGACGGCATCGTCGGGATCTCGGGCATCGACACCCGCTCGCTCACCCGCCGCATCCGCGACGCCGGCGCGATGAAGGGTGGCGTCTTCAGCGGTGCCGACGCCGCGCTCGGCGCCGACGAGCAGCTCCGCGTCGTCACCGAGCAGGCCGGCATGGCGGGCAAGAACCTCTCCGCCGAGGTCTCCACGGCCGAGGAGTACGTCGTCGCACCGGTGGGCGAGCAGATCGGCACGCTGGCCGTCCTCGACCTCGGGGTGAAGGCCTCCACCACCCGCTACCTGTCCGAGCGCGGGTTCGAGGTGCACGTGCTCCCGCAGGACGTCACCGTCGAGCGGCTCCGCGAGCTCGACCCCGACGCGCTCTTCTACTCGAACGGCCCCGGCGACCCGTCGGCCTCGGACGCGCAGGTCTCGCTGCTGCAGGAGAGCCTCCGCGACGGCCGTCCGTTCTTCGGCATCTGCTTCGGCAACCAGCTGCTCGGACGGGCGCTCGGCTTCGGCACCTACAAGCTGCCGTTCGGCCACCGCGGGATCAACCAGCCCGTGCTCGACACCTCCACCGGCAAGGTCGAGATCACGAGCCAGAACCACGGCTTCGCGGTCGACGCCCCGGTCGGCGAGGTCCTCGAGTCCCCGATCGGCTTCGGCCGGGTCGAGGTCTCGCACTACTCGCTGAACGACAACGTGGTCGAGGGGCTCCGCGCGCTCGACATCCCCGCGTTCAGCGTGCAGTACCACCCCGAGGCCGCCGCCGGGCCGCACGACAGCATGTACCTGTTCGACCGCTTCCGGGACATGGTCGTCGCCCGTCGCCGGGGCGAGCCCCTCGACGCCGCGACCGCCGACGCCACCACCCCCGCTGCCGACGTCACGGCCACCGACTCCTCGAAGGAGGGCAACTGA
- the carB gene encoding carbamoyl-phosphate synthase large subunit: protein MPKRTDIDSVLVIGSGPIVIGQAAEFDYSGTQACRVLRAEGVRVILVNPNPATIMTDPDFADATYIEPITNASLEEIIRIEQPDAVLPTLGGQTALNAAIALDEAGILERYGVELIGAKVDAIQRGEDRQLFKELVLESGADVARSHIAHTLEEAKEFAQDLGYPLVVRPSFTMGGLGSGFAYTEEDLVRFVGDGLQSSPTTEVLLEESILGWKEYELELMRDNADNTVVICSIENVDPVGVHTGDSITVAPALTLTDREYQNMRNIGIDIIRRVGVDTGGCNIQFAVDPSNGRLIVIEMNPRVSRSSALASKATGFPIAKIAAKLAIGYRLDEIQNDITQVTPASFEPTLDYVVVKTPRFAFEKFPAADATLTTTMKSVGEAMAIGRNYATALQKSLRSLEKRGSSFHWDVPADQLDKDALLATSAVPTDGRIVTVQQALVAGATADEVFEATKIDPWFIDQIVLINEVAAEVRAADTLDADTVRWAKEHGFSDAQIAALRGITEQEARDARHALGIRPVFKTVDTCAGEFPALTPYHYSSYDTETEVAPSDRKKVVILGSGPNRIGQGVEFDYSCVHASFALSDAGFETIMINCNPETVSTDYDTSDRLYFEPLTAEDVLEVIAAEQASGEVVGVVVQLGGQTALGLAKPLEAAGIPILGTTPEAIDLAEERGQFSRILEDAGLLAPKNGTAHDLASATAVAESIGYPVLVRPSFVLGGRGMEIVYDSATLADYFDRMADQAIIGPDLPLLVDRFLDDAVEIDIDALYDGERLYVGGIMEHIEEAGIHSGDSSCTLPPVGLGRAEIQAVVDATEKIARGVGVRGLLNVQFAIGAGVLYVLEANPRASRTVPFVSKALGIALAKAAARVMTGTSIDALVDEGLLPARDGAFVPAQAPVAVKEAVLPFRRFRTVEGQVVDSVLSPEMRSTGEVMGIDRDFPRAFLKSQEAAYGGLPTSGTVFVSVADTDKRAIVLPVHRLQQLGFRIIATEGTAEVLRRNGILVGTVGKYSQGQESVVDLLARNEVDIVINTPSGASGRADGYEIRAATVAADKPLFTTISQLGAAVAAIETIGTPHSVRSLQDYALERAGW from the coding sequence ATGCCCAAGCGCACCGACATCGACTCGGTCCTCGTCATCGGCTCCGGCCCGATCGTCATCGGGCAGGCCGCCGAGTTCGACTACTCCGGCACCCAGGCGTGCCGAGTCCTCCGTGCGGAGGGCGTCCGCGTCATCCTGGTCAACCCGAACCCGGCGACGATCATGACCGACCCGGACTTCGCCGACGCGACGTACATCGAGCCGATCACGAACGCGTCGCTCGAGGAGATCATCCGCATCGAGCAGCCGGACGCCGTGCTGCCGACCCTCGGCGGGCAGACCGCGCTCAACGCCGCGATCGCGCTCGACGAGGCGGGGATCCTCGAGCGGTACGGCGTCGAGCTGATCGGCGCCAAGGTCGACGCCATCCAGCGGGGTGAGGACCGGCAGCTCTTCAAGGAGCTGGTCCTCGAGTCCGGCGCGGACGTCGCCCGGAGCCACATCGCGCACACCCTCGAGGAGGCCAAGGAGTTCGCGCAGGACCTCGGCTACCCGCTCGTCGTCCGCCCCTCGTTCACGATGGGCGGCCTCGGTTCGGGCTTCGCGTACACCGAGGAGGACCTCGTCCGCTTCGTCGGCGACGGGCTGCAGTCGAGCCCGACGACCGAGGTCCTGCTCGAGGAGTCGATCCTCGGCTGGAAGGAGTACGAGCTCGAGCTGATGCGCGACAACGCGGACAACACCGTCGTCATCTGCTCGATCGAGAACGTCGACCCGGTCGGCGTGCACACCGGGGACTCGATCACGGTCGCCCCGGCCCTGACGCTGACCGACCGCGAGTACCAGAACATGCGGAACATCGGCATCGACATCATCCGTCGCGTCGGCGTCGACACCGGTGGCTGCAACATCCAGTTCGCCGTGGACCCGTCGAACGGGCGCCTCATCGTCATCGAGATGAACCCGCGCGTGTCCCGCTCGTCCGCCCTCGCGTCGAAGGCGACGGGCTTCCCGATCGCCAAGATCGCCGCGAAGCTCGCGATCGGGTACCGCCTGGACGAGATCCAGAACGACATCACGCAGGTCACCCCGGCGAGCTTCGAGCCGACGCTCGACTACGTGGTCGTGAAGACCCCGAGGTTCGCGTTCGAGAAGTTCCCGGCCGCCGACGCCACCCTGACCACCACGATGAAGAGCGTCGGCGAGGCGATGGCCATCGGCCGCAACTACGCCACCGCGCTGCAGAAGTCGCTCCGCTCGCTCGAGAAGCGCGGGTCGAGCTTCCACTGGGACGTCCCGGCGGACCAGCTCGACAAGGACGCGCTGCTCGCGACCTCGGCCGTCCCGACAGACGGTCGCATCGTCACGGTCCAGCAGGCCCTCGTCGCCGGCGCGACCGCCGACGAAGTGTTCGAGGCCACGAAGATCGACCCGTGGTTCATCGACCAGATCGTCCTCATCAACGAGGTCGCCGCCGAGGTCCGCGCCGCCGACACCCTCGACGCCGACACCGTCCGCTGGGCGAAGGAGCACGGCTTCAGCGACGCGCAGATCGCCGCGCTCCGCGGCATCACCGAGCAGGAGGCGCGTGACGCGCGTCACGCGCTCGGCATCCGCCCGGTGTTCAAGACCGTCGACACCTGCGCCGGCGAGTTCCCGGCCCTGACGCCGTACCACTACTCGTCCTACGACACCGAGACCGAGGTCGCCCCGAGCGACCGCAAGAAGGTCGTCATCCTCGGGTCGGGCCCGAACCGCATCGGTCAGGGCGTCGAGTTCGACTACTCGTGCGTGCACGCGTCCTTCGCGCTGAGCGACGCGGGCTTCGAGACCATCATGATCAACTGCAACCCGGAGACGGTCTCCACCGACTACGACACCTCGGACCGGCTCTACTTCGAGCCGCTCACCGCCGAGGACGTCCTCGAGGTCATCGCGGCCGAGCAGGCCTCGGGCGAGGTCGTGGGCGTCGTCGTGCAGCTGGGCGGCCAGACCGCGCTCGGGCTCGCGAAGCCGCTTGAGGCGGCCGGCATCCCGATCCTCGGGACCACGCCGGAGGCCATCGACCTCGCCGAGGAGCGCGGGCAGTTCTCCCGCATCCTCGAGGACGCCGGCCTGCTCGCCCCGAAGAACGGCACCGCGCACGACCTGGCCAGCGCCACCGCGGTCGCCGAGTCGATCGGGTACCCGGTGCTCGTCCGCCCGTCCTTCGTGCTCGGCGGTCGCGGCATGGAGATCGTCTACGACTCCGCCACCCTCGCCGACTACTTCGACCGGATGGCCGACCAGGCGATCATCGGGCCGGACCTGCCGCTGCTCGTCGACCGGTTCCTCGACGACGCCGTGGAGATCGACATCGACGCCCTCTACGACGGCGAGCGGCTGTACGTCGGTGGGATCATGGAGCACATCGAGGAGGCCGGCATCCACTCCGGCGACTCGTCCTGCACCCTGCCCCCGGTCGGCCTCGGCCGCGCGGAGATCCAGGCGGTCGTCGACGCGACCGAGAAGATCGCCCGGGGCGTCGGCGTGCGCGGGCTCCTCAACGTGCAGTTCGCGATCGGGGCGGGCGTCCTCTACGTCCTCGAGGCGAACCCCCGCGCGAGCCGCACGGTCCCGTTCGTCTCGAAGGCGCTCGGCATCGCCCTGGCCAAGGCCGCGGCCCGCGTCATGACCGGCACGTCGATCGACGCGCTCGTCGACGAGGGCCTGCTGCCGGCCCGCGACGGTGCGTTCGTCCCGGCGCAGGCACCGGTCGCCGTCAAGGAGGCCGTGCTCCCGTTCCGCCGCTTCCGCACGGTCGAGGGACAGGTCGTCGACTCGGTCCTCAGCCCCGAGATGCGCTCCACCGGCGAGGTGATGGGCATCGACCGCGACTTCCCGCGGGCGTTCCTGAAGAGCCAGGAGGCCGCGTACGGCGGGCTGCCGACGAGCGGCACGGTGTTCGTGAGCGTCGCCGACACCGACAAGCGCGCGATCGTCCTGCCCGTCCACCGGCTGCAGCAGCTCGGCTTCCGGATCATCGCCACCGAGGGGACCGCCGAGGTGCTCCGCCGCAACGGCATCCTCGTCGGCACGGTCGGGAAGTACAGCCAGGGCCAGGAGAGCGTCGTCGACCTGCTCGCCCGCAACGAGGTCGACATCGTCATCAACACGCCGAGCGGTGCCTCGGGCCGGGCGGACGGGTACGAGATCCGCGCGGCCACCGTGGCGGCCGACAAGCCGCTGTTCACGACGATCTCGCAGCTCGGCGCGGCGGTCGCGGCGATCGAGACGATCGGGACGCCGCACAGCGTCCGGAGCCTGCAGGACTACGCGCTCGAGCGGGCCGGCTGGTGA